The DNA sequence ATTGAAATGCACTACCGTAAAATCGAACTGGAACAAATTGACATCTATAAATCAGAAGCAAAACTTTTCACAATACAGGACGGCAAAATCAGAATGCCATTAATCGCAATGGATGGACTAGGGGAAGCTGTTGCTGAAAATATTGTTTCTGAACGAAAAGTTGACTTTTTATCAATCGAAGATTTAGTAAAACGTACAAAATTGAATAAAACGATTGTGGAACTGATGAAAGAATATGGATGTTTGAAGGATCTGTCAGCAACAAATCAGCAGACATTATTTTAGAAAATAATACAAAATCAATTGCGTTTTCAATATTGACAACATTTTAATCTATATTTTTTAAGTATAAAATATATTATACTAAACACCATTTAAAAATAGTAATAAATTTTTATAATAGGATTGTTCATTGTCGCAAATCCTTATCTTGCAGTAAAGGTTTGTCCTAATAATTAAAATTATGGCAAGATTGCTACGCAATAACCTATGGCTAGTCTACGACATTTTTCTGCACTGCCAAAAACTTGCTATGCTCAGACAGTTTTGACAGCAAAGAAAAATGCTCCGACGATTTATTTATACTAGAATCTGTTTGAAAAATGAAAATTATATTTTAATTATTTGAAAATATTAGATTATAGAGATTATTATATTTAAATTCTAGGTTTTTGTATTTGGAAAATATTAAATAAGCAAAATTTAGTTAAAGGAAAAATAACTAAATACGAATGTATTTCTTTTGCCATAAATTTTGTAAAATTAAAACTGAATTTATGTAAAAATAACTCTTATTGCGAAAAAGGGCATGGCATCTGATGCCCTTACGTTAAAAAACCATTTATTAATCGTATATTTATAAATAAAATTATAAAAATTTTTAAGATGGATACTTAAAAATTAGATTTACAAGACTACCAAATTAATTGTTATAGAAGTTTATCTATATTTTACCTGCCATCTTTAATATAATTTAATTCTCCGTTACCTTGCATTCTTCCAAAAATGAAGATTAAGTTTCATATTATCCTTGTAAAAACAGTTTTTTTTAAAAATACAAAAGACAAATTACTGTTAAAAATATTGACAATTATAAAAAGATATAATATGATGTATTTATGAGAAGCTGATGTTAATTAGAATTGTAGGTTAATTTAGGAAAATAACCTCACTTGTAGAAATTAGTAACTAATATGAATTTCTAAAGAAAAAGTTATAAAAAATGAACAAATTATAAATGAATATCGGAAAAGTCTTTTAATTAACATGACTTTTTCGATTTTTATATAAATAATAAAAAATACAGGAGGATGTTAGGATGACAGATATTGAAATCGCTCAAAATGCGAAATTGAAAAAAATCAGTGAGATTGCAGAAAGTATTGGGCTTATGGAGGATGATTTTGAGCCTTATGGGAAATATAAGGCTAAAGTTAGTTTGGAAGTGCTAAAAAGAAATGCAGGGAAAAAAGATGGGAAATTGATTTTGATGACGGCTGTTACTCCTACGCCTCCGGGGGAAGGGAAGTCTACTGTTACTGTTGGATTGACTCAGGCGTTGAACAAGTTTGGATATAAGTCGATTGCGGCACTTAGAGAGCCGTCTTTAGGGCCTGTGTTTGGGATGAAAGGTGGAGCTGCTGGCGGTGGAATGTCGCAAGTGGTTCCTATGGAGGAGATAAATTTACATTTTACGGGGGATATTCACGCAATTTCGGCTGCGCATAACTTGATTTCTGCGTGCATTGACAATCATATACATTTTGGAAATGAACTTGATATTGATGTGAATAATATTACTTTTAAACGTGTGCTTGATATGAACGACAGAAATTTGAGAAGCATTGTCGTTGGGCTTGGACCAAAAGTGAATGGCGTGCCTCGTGAAAATTCGTTTCAGATAACGGTTGCTTCGGAAATTATGGCGATTTTCTGTCTTGCTGACTCTATTACTGACTTGAAGGAAAGAATTGGCGAAATAGTTTTCGCATACAACAGAAAAGGGGAAATGCTTAAAGTTAAGCAGCTTAATATTCAAGGGGCAGTAGCAGCATTGTTAAAAGATGCGATAAAGCCTAATTTGGTACAGACTTTAGAAAACACTCCTGTATTTATTCACGGTGGGCCTTTTGCGAATATTGCACATGGATGTAATTCGCTGCTGGCTACAAAAATGGCATTGAAATTGTCTGATTATGTAGTTACGGAAGCTGGATTTGCAGCTGATTTAGGGGCTGAGAAATTTTTGGATATAAAGGCTAGGCTTGGAAACTTGGAGCCAAACGTTATTGTAATTGTTGCGACAGTTCGTGCGTTAAAGCATCACGGCGGAGACAAGGACTTGAAGTCGGAAAATATTGAAACATTG is a window from the Leptotrichia trevisanii DSM 22070 genome containing:
- a CDS encoding formate--tetrahydrofolate ligase; protein product: MTDIEIAQNAKLKKISEIAESIGLMEDDFEPYGKYKAKVSLEVLKRNAGKKDGKLILMTAVTPTPPGEGKSTVTVGLTQALNKFGYKSIAALREPSLGPVFGMKGGAAGGGMSQVVPMEEINLHFTGDIHAISAAHNLISACIDNHIHFGNELDIDVNNITFKRVLDMNDRNLRSIVVGLGPKVNGVPRENSFQITVASEIMAIFCLADSITDLKERIGEIVFAYNRKGEMLKVKQLNIQGAVAALLKDAIKPNLVQTLENTPVFIHGGPFANIAHGCNSLLATKMALKLSDYVVTEAGFAADLGAEKFLDIKARLGNLEPNVIVIVATVRALKHHGGDKDLKSENIETLTKGLINLEKHIESMQKYNLPVVVAINKFITDTDAEIQVIKDFCAKMDVEVANCEIWEKGGEGGKELVEKVMNAIEKNEKSDKKYTPLYDLNLSIQEKIEKIAKEIYGADGVNFAPKALNNIKKYVENGYDKLPICISKTQKSLSDNSNLLGRPTGFTITINEVRLSAGAGFLVAMAGEIIDMPGLPRKPAAELIDIDENGVISGLF